A stretch of the Teretinema zuelzerae genome encodes the following:
- a CDS encoding ArsR/SmtB family transcription factor yields the protein MKEEIQSDATASGIEACETQCIHEDMVSCVKSRMPAEELLAELGDFFKTFGDSTRIRIVSALMYGELCVCDIAATLGASESAVSHQLRVLRQAKIVRSRRDGKQIFYSIDDEHVGILVSVGLEHLREGR from the coding sequence ATGAAAGAAGAAATACAATCAGACGCAACAGCCTCCGGAATAGAGGCGTGCGAAACTCAGTGCATACATGAGGATATGGTTTCCTGCGTGAAGTCCCGCATGCCGGCCGAAGAACTGCTGGCGGAGCTGGGAGATTTTTTCAAGACCTTCGGGGATTCGACCCGAATACGCATCGTATCAGCGTTGATGTACGGCGAACTCTGCGTGTGCGACATAGCGGCGACCCTCGGCGCGAGCGAGTCGGCTGTTTCGCATCAGCTGAGAGTCCTCAGACAGGCGAAGATCGTCCGCTCCCGACGGGACGGCAAGCAGATTTTCTATTCTATAGACGACGAACATGTCGGAATTCTCGTGAGCGTCGGCCTCGAGCACTTGCGAGAGGGGAGGTAA
- a CDS encoding DUF2721 domain-containing protein: protein MDFNITTPTLLFSAISLWMLAFTNRFLAVAGLVRQFVAKYETDPQEGIRKQLKNFTLRLKLIKYTQLFGVLSFLLCVVCMLLVFTGSILVAELVFAGSLVALMGSLFFSFWEILISIGALNLELARLDQESRKKTSR, encoded by the coding sequence ATGGATTTCAATATAACTACGCCGACGCTCCTGTTCTCCGCGATTTCGTTGTGGATGCTCGCGTTCACCAACCGGTTTCTGGCGGTCGCCGGTCTTGTCAGGCAATTCGTCGCAAAATATGAGACCGATCCCCAGGAGGGGATTCGCAAACAGCTCAAAAATTTCACCCTCAGGCTGAAGCTGATCAAATACACCCAGCTGTTCGGCGTGTTAAGCTTTCTTCTGTGCGTCGTCTGCATGCTTCTCGTATTTACCGGTTCGATTCTCGTAGCCGAACTGGTATTCGCGGGAAGCCTTGTCGCCCTCATGGGTTCGCTCTTTTTTTCCTTCTGGGAAATACTGATTTCGATCGGCGCTTTGAATCTTGAACTCGCCCGCCTTGATCAGGAAAGCCGAAAAAAAACCTCCCGGTAA
- a CDS encoding glutamine synthetase III family protein gives MPFNEMYGINAFGDSVMRDRLPKAIYKELKSVQAGETELTVACSEVVANAMKDWAIEKGATHYTHWFQPMTGLTAEKHDSFISPTSDGRAILEFSGKELLQGEPDASSFPSGGLRATFEARGYTAWDVTSPAFLSEDGSCKTLVIPTAFVGYHGEALDKKTPLLRSMQAINTQAMRVLRAMGNTTSSRAITSVGPEQEYFLVSEEFFNARQDLFLTGRTVFGALPPKGQEMEDHYFGKIPERASAFMTEVNEELWKLGIPAKTQHNEVAPNQFELAPIYGVSNVATDQNHLVMMTLKKVARHHGLVCLLHEKPYRGVNGSGKHNNWSIGTDDGLNLLNPGQTPGENLTFLVFVSAVLEAVDTYAPLLRLSAANTGNDHRLGANEAPPAIISVFLGDQLQAIFEGIANGKPVVSQEGQKLALGVNTLPKLPQDLTDRNRTSPFAFTGNKFEFRMVPSSESISGPNFVLNTIVAEVLDGIAGKLEGAKDLPSAVKDIVTDTWKKHSRIVFNGNGYTEDWVTEAVRRGLPNLTSSVAAWPHFASDESVRIFTKHKVFTKEEIHARLDIVLEKYSKQINIEAGVAFEMATREILPVCSAYAVDLAAQVSALEASKVPCASLKTRLADIAGAVEEAAQIAVKLDAARIKAKGVSDALEQAEASRDAVFAAMEELRAPVDRLEKLMPKDLWPMPTYEDLLFRL, from the coding sequence ATGCCCTTTAATGAAATGTACGGCATCAATGCATTCGGCGATTCAGTCATGAGGGATCGTCTTCCCAAGGCGATTTACAAGGAACTCAAGAGCGTTCAGGCCGGCGAGACCGAGTTGACGGTCGCCTGTTCCGAAGTCGTGGCGAACGCCATGAAGGATTGGGCCATCGAAAAAGGCGCAACCCACTACACTCACTGGTTCCAGCCGATGACCGGCCTGACGGCCGAAAAACACGATTCATTCATTTCCCCCACCAGCGACGGCCGTGCGATTCTCGAATTCTCCGGAAAAGAGCTTCTTCAGGGCGAGCCCGACGCGTCGAGCTTCCCCTCCGGCGGCCTCCGCGCGACCTTCGAAGCCCGCGGATACACGGCGTGGGACGTCACCAGCCCCGCTTTCCTGAGCGAGGACGGCAGCTGCAAGACTCTCGTCATCCCCACCGCCTTCGTCGGCTATCACGGCGAAGCCCTCGATAAAAAAACTCCGCTTCTGCGCTCGATGCAGGCGATCAATACCCAGGCGATGCGGGTGCTCCGTGCCATGGGCAACACCACTTCCAGCCGGGCCATCACCTCGGTCGGACCCGAACAGGAATACTTCCTGGTCTCCGAGGAATTTTTCAACGCCCGCCAGGATCTGTTCCTTACCGGACGCACAGTGTTCGGCGCCCTCCCTCCGAAGGGCCAGGAAATGGAAGACCACTATTTCGGAAAAATTCCGGAGCGCGCCTCCGCCTTCATGACTGAAGTCAATGAAGAGCTGTGGAAGCTCGGAATCCCCGCGAAAACTCAGCATAACGAGGTGGCCCCCAATCAGTTCGAGCTCGCGCCCATCTACGGCGTTTCCAACGTCGCCACCGACCAGAACCATCTGGTAATGATGACGCTGAAAAAGGTCGCCCGCCATCACGGCCTGGTCTGCCTCCTTCACGAGAAGCCCTACCGCGGCGTGAACGGCTCAGGAAAGCACAACAACTGGTCGATCGGCACCGACGACGGGCTCAATCTCCTGAATCCCGGACAAACCCCGGGCGAAAACCTGACCTTCCTGGTCTTCGTTTCCGCCGTACTCGAGGCCGTTGATACCTATGCTCCCTTGCTCCGCCTTTCCGCGGCGAACACCGGTAACGATCACCGCCTCGGCGCCAACGAAGCTCCCCCGGCGATCATCTCCGTATTCCTCGGCGATCAGCTGCAGGCTATTTTCGAAGGCATCGCGAACGGCAAACCCGTCGTGTCCCAGGAAGGCCAGAAGCTCGCTCTCGGCGTAAATACCCTGCCCAAGCTTCCCCAGGACCTGACCGACCGCAACAGAACGAGTCCCTTCGCCTTTACCGGCAACAAGTTCGAGTTCCGCATGGTTCCCTCGTCTGAATCGATTTCCGGCCCGAACTTCGTACTCAACACGATAGTCGCGGAAGTGCTCGACGGCATCGCCGGGAAACTTGAAGGAGCGAAGGATCTGCCCTCAGCGGTCAAGGACATCGTCACTGATACGTGGAAAAAGCATAGCCGCATCGTGTTCAACGGAAACGGCTATACCGAAGACTGGGTGACCGAAGCAGTCCGCCGCGGATTGCCGAACCTGACCAGCTCAGTGGCCGCCTGGCCCCACTTCGCTTCCGACGAATCGGTGCGCATTTTCACCAAGCACAAGGTGTTCACCAAGGAAGAAATCCACGCCCGGCTCGACATCGTCCTGGAAAAATACTCCAAGCAGATCAATATCGAAGCCGGCGTAGCCTTTGAAATGGCTACCCGCGAAATCCTTCCCGTCTGTTCCGCATACGCCGTAGATTTGGCTGCCCAGGTTTCCGCGCTGGAAGCGTCCAAGGTGCCGTGCGCCTCGCTCAAGACCCGCCTTGCGGACATCGCAGGTGCCGTAGAGGAAGCCGCGCAAATTGCCGTCAAGCTCGACGCCGCGAGAATCAAGGCAAAAGGCGTGTCCGATGCGCTGGAACAGGCTGAAGCCAGCCGCGACGCAGTATTCGCCGCGATGGAAGAACTTCGCGCTCCCGTCGACCGCCTTGAAAAGCTTATGCCCAAAGATCTGTGGCCGATGCCGACCTACGAAGACCTGCTGTTCCGTTTATAA
- a CDS encoding glycosyl hydrolase family 18 protein, protein MNTAASAYRKILFILLAALSVPFFADVSPEREDRKWPKAGFSEIWGYVYDVEAPSFSAPPAVSDIGFFGAGLSLSGRLTGVPVRSAIKDFPGRVHLVVAEVTNRALTHLCLDPSLPLRSKLIADCVAAAKPYDGLQIDFEMVLPEDDEWFFSFLQELKRGIGKKTLSVAIPARTRKLSRDAYDYARLSLVADRVLVMAYDEHWSGSKPGPIATLEWGRKVSLWALERFGDEKLVMGLPFYGRAWADVNPAKAYRFSTLRSVMEEKSVSGVERLDGIPTFTYTQDVFVTVFFEDWLSAYSRARLYRDEGVKKIGFWKLGQEDPLVWDRLSLERPVRR, encoded by the coding sequence ATGAATACCGCAGCGTCAGCCTATCGAAAAATCCTGTTCATCCTTCTTGCAGCTCTTTCAGTTCCCTTTTTTGCAGACGTTTCTCCTGAACGCGAGGATCGCAAGTGGCCCAAAGCGGGTTTTTCTGAAATATGGGGGTATGTCTACGACGTCGAAGCTCCTTCTTTTTCTGCTCCCCCGGCCGTTTCGGACATCGGTTTCTTCGGAGCGGGGCTCAGTCTCTCCGGGCGGTTGACGGGGGTTCCTGTCCGCTCGGCGATCAAGGATTTCCCCGGGCGCGTTCATCTCGTCGTAGCCGAAGTTACGAACCGCGCGCTTACCCACCTCTGCCTCGACCCGTCTCTTCCGCTGCGAAGCAAGCTCATAGCGGACTGCGTCGCGGCCGCGAAACCCTACGACGGCCTTCAGATAGACTTTGAAATGGTGCTTCCCGAAGACGATGAATGGTTCTTTTCCTTTTTGCAGGAGCTCAAGCGCGGAATCGGCAAAAAAACGCTGAGCGTCGCGATACCGGCGAGAACGAGGAAATTGTCCCGCGACGCCTACGATTACGCGCGCCTTTCCCTCGTCGCGGACAGGGTTCTCGTCATGGCCTACGACGAACACTGGAGCGGCAGCAAGCCGGGTCCCATCGCGACCCTCGAATGGGGGCGGAAGGTTTCGCTCTGGGCCCTTGAACGCTTCGGCGATGAAAAACTGGTGATGGGCCTCCCGTTTTACGGCAGGGCTTGGGCGGACGTGAATCCCGCTAAGGCCTACCGGTTCAGCACGCTCCGTTCGGTGATGGAGGAAAAGTCGGTTTCCGGCGTAGAACGCCTGGACGGAATCCCCACCTTTACTTATACCCAGGACGTATTCGTCACGGTTTTTTTCGAGGACTGGTTGTCGGCGTATTCCCGTGCCCGCCTGTATCGGGACGAAGGGGTAAAAAAAATCGGCTTCTGGAAGCTCGGACAGGAAGATCCCCTTGTCTGGGACAGGCTGAGCCTCGAGCGTCCGGTTCGTCGATGA
- a CDS encoding solute carrier family 23 protein, producing MSHQIIGVNERPPLKKWIPLSFQHVFAMFGATVLVPMLTGLSPSAALFAAGSGTLLYILITGAQVPAFLGSSFAFITPIITITAAFGGAYALGGAVVAGLFYAVVAGIIKLTGTSWLDRVMPPVVIGSVIIVIGLNLAPTAMGMAMNDSAGNYSLVHFSIAGFTLAVAIVANIFFKGFFNVIPILLGLVAGYLFTLVMGAFFPAYHLINFDVVAKAAWFSLPTFQMPKFNAMASLTFIIVSLATICEHLGDIMVTSRVVGADFYKKPGLHRTLLGDGLATAWAAFWGGPPNTTYGENIGVMAITRVYSVWVIGGAAVVAVLLSLVTKVGAVIQTIPTPVMGGISMLLFGIIASSGLRTIAESGVDFKCKRNLTITSVILVIGIGGGKLAFPIGQGLQFQLAGVALATVVGILLNLILPKTLDSKVQED from the coding sequence ATGTCACACCAGATTATCGGGGTCAATGAACGGCCCCCGCTGAAGAAATGGATACCGCTGAGCTTTCAGCACGTATTCGCCATGTTCGGAGCTACGGTTCTCGTTCCCATGCTCACCGGTCTCAGTCCCTCGGCGGCCCTGTTCGCCGCCGGCTCGGGAACGCTTTTGTACATTTTGATCACCGGCGCCCAGGTACCGGCCTTCCTTGGTTCGTCCTTCGCATTCATCACCCCGATCATCACGATTACCGCGGCCTTCGGCGGAGCCTACGCCCTCGGCGGCGCCGTAGTGGCGGGCCTGTTCTACGCCGTCGTCGCGGGGATCATCAAGCTGACCGGAACCTCCTGGCTCGACCGGGTCATGCCGCCGGTCGTCATCGGTTCCGTCATCATCGTCATCGGACTCAACCTCGCGCCCACCGCCATGGGCATGGCCATGAACGACAGCGCGGGAAACTACAGCCTGGTTCATTTCTCCATCGCGGGCTTCACCCTTGCCGTCGCGATTGTCGCGAACATCTTCTTCAAGGGCTTTTTCAACGTAATTCCCATCCTTCTCGGCCTCGTCGCCGGCTATCTTTTCACCCTCGTCATGGGCGCCTTCTTTCCGGCCTATCACCTGATCAATTTCGACGTAGTGGCGAAGGCCGCCTGGTTCAGCCTTCCGACCTTCCAGATGCCGAAATTCAATGCGATGGCCTCGCTTACCTTCATCATCGTGTCGCTCGCCACTATCTGCGAACATCTCGGCGACATCATGGTGACCAGCCGCGTCGTCGGAGCGGATTTTTACAAGAAGCCCGGCTTGCACCGCACCCTCCTGGGAGACGGCCTCGCGACCGCCTGGGCAGCTTTCTGGGGCGGACCGCCTAACACCACCTACGGCGAAAACATCGGCGTCATGGCGATCACCCGCGTCTATTCTGTCTGGGTCATCGGCGGAGCAGCCGTCGTCGCGGTTCTGCTTTCCCTGGTAACCAAGGTGGGCGCCGTCATCCAGACCATCCCGACCCCCGTCATGGGCGGCATCTCCATGCTGCTGTTCGGCATCATCGCTTCCAGCGGATTGCGCACCATCGCGGAAAGCGGAGTGGATTTCAAGTGCAAACGCAATCTGACCATCACCTCCGTCATCCTGGTGATCGGAATCGGCGGCGGAAAGCTCGCCTTCCCGATCGGACAGGGTCTCCAGTTCCAGCTCGCCGGAGTAGCCCTCGCTACCGTCGTCGGAATTCTCTTAAACCTCATCCTTCCGAAAACTCTCGACTCTAAAGTTCAGGAAGACTGA
- a CDS encoding YkgJ family cysteine cluster protein, whose protein sequence is MIEADVFEGTRIWEIVNGLDAVYAEIDSQQREWKKVSPFSCADGCGQCCVDFEPDVLESEALYLAVWMLHHQRERAFSILEDAFRSPRSDPERGCMFFDPATPYHCTVYGGRNLICRLFGYTGDRGKDGLARWKPCKFLPLEARDGGASLRKQYSAAELLERFGAVPPQMTDISGRVVALSPESPDFRRPLREALPEALRKIVMVLRFLESPPEPNPEAPQPRAS, encoded by the coding sequence ATGATCGAGGCTGATGTTTTTGAAGGCACGCGCATTTGGGAAATCGTAAACGGACTGGATGCCGTCTACGCTGAGATAGATTCGCAGCAGCGCGAATGGAAAAAAGTCTCGCCGTTCTCGTGCGCGGACGGCTGCGGACAATGCTGCGTCGATTTCGAACCGGACGTGCTCGAAAGCGAGGCGCTCTACCTTGCCGTATGGATGCTCCATCATCAAAGGGAACGCGCCTTTTCGATACTGGAAGACGCCTTCCGGTCTCCCCGCTCCGATCCCGAGCGCGGCTGCATGTTCTTCGACCCTGCGACTCCCTATCACTGTACGGTCTACGGCGGCCGAAACCTGATCTGCCGGCTTTTCGGCTATACCGGGGATCGCGGAAAAGACGGCCTCGCCCGCTGGAAGCCCTGCAAGTTCCTTCCCCTTGAAGCCCGCGACGGCGGAGCGTCACTCCGAAAACAGTACTCCGCGGCGGAGCTTCTCGAACGCTTCGGCGCCGTTCCTCCGCAGATGACCGACATATCCGGCCGGGTCGTCGCCCTTTCCCCGGAGTCTCCGGATTTCAGGCGCCCTCTGAGGGAAGCCCTGCCGGAAGCGTTGCGAAAAATAGTCATGGTTCTCCGCTTTCTGGAGTCTCCTCCCGAGCCGAATCCCGAAGCGCCCCAGCCGCGCGCCTCCTGA
- a CDS encoding transporter substrate-binding domain-containing protein, translating into MKKSTAIVAGLASLLLIAAGFTGCAKKESGKLVLGTSADYPPYEFHAQIDGKDTIVGFDVEIAKEIAKDLGLELEIKDMDFDGLLAALATGNVDLVIAGMTPTEERKQNVDFSEIYYYAEHGVIIRKADAEKYGTAMNSLENVMIGAQRGAIQVGLAKTYLKGVPAEEAEAPHAQIKELGKLPDLVMELKNSKIEAVVAELPVAKAYLGANSDLMLASYTIVDDAGGSAVAVKKGNAKILESVNKTVARLVSEGKIEAFVAQASEMVEY; encoded by the coding sequence ATGAAAAAGTCGACAGCTATCGTTGCTGGTCTCGCGTCGCTTCTTCTCATCGCCGCCGGATTTACCGGCTGCGCGAAAAAAGAAAGCGGCAAACTCGTCCTCGGCACGTCCGCGGATTATCCCCCCTATGAATTTCACGCGCAAATCGACGGGAAAGACACGATCGTAGGATTCGACGTGGAAATCGCCAAGGAAATCGCGAAAGACCTCGGTCTCGAGCTCGAGATCAAGGATATGGATTTCGACGGCCTCCTTGCGGCCCTCGCGACCGGCAACGTTGATCTCGTCATCGCCGGCATGACTCCGACCGAAGAACGCAAGCAGAACGTCGACTTCTCGGAAATCTACTACTACGCCGAGCACGGCGTGATTATCCGCAAAGCGGACGCCGAGAAATACGGAACGGCGATGAACTCGCTTGAAAACGTCATGATCGGAGCGCAACGGGGCGCCATCCAGGTCGGTCTCGCGAAAACATACCTCAAGGGCGTTCCCGCCGAAGAAGCCGAAGCTCCCCACGCTCAGATCAAGGAATTGGGAAAGCTTCCCGACCTCGTCATGGAATTGAAGAACTCCAAGATCGAAGCGGTCGTCGCCGAGCTTCCCGTGGCAAAGGCCTATCTCGGAGCGAATTCCGACCTCATGCTCGCGTCCTACACCATCGTCGACGACGCGGGCGGCTCAGCCGTCGCCGTGAAGAAAGGAAACGCGAAGATTCTCGAATCCGTCAACAAGACGGTAGCCCGCCTCGTTTCCGAAGGCAAGATCGAAGCCTTCGTCGCCCAAGCGAGCGAGATGGTCGAGTACTGA
- a CDS encoding methyl-accepting chemotaxis protein — protein sequence MKKISRFITAVNTSIFSAVIAVFTLIVAVNTVSIIQKDYEAMSEEWAVAWGNRIDGLFQERIAFIKSFQSYIEANITEEILADEDRLAAEFKNYDRLTIPVMKQENFLDLYVWFAPEVTGNVQQYAIQNYKLDGELSWTTNSRYARADMSGGAWAWYTDAEKNGMTITEPYEWEGFEDLIVSICLDVRLNGKHIGVVGSDMFIGEFQNDFYAEKILETGYFAIMDDNGKLIFHPELAGQNISELFGANSEAVLSRINGSETGKGILTLRDGLNTRLVGYTTLVNGWRLIAVPTLSEIYAPMYRFIMVLILIAIAGIILLALLSILAGRSISRPVAAIAEVQQEIAGGNLGVKIEQKYSDREDELGVLARASSSMIENITRIIENTRDSSAVVLASSNEITGASLQLSSGASEQAASMEEVSSSMEQMASNIRQNSEGAEETYRIAKETAVEAGRGGEMVDKSVSAIRQIADKISVIEEISRSTNMLALNAAIEAARAGDVGKGFAVVASEVRKLAERSQEAAAEINELSNETVKTAEETLVIIQSIVPKISQTSEMLQEISSASHEQSIGAEQINQALSQLDKVVQQNAASSEELSATAQSLTSRAENLQETISYFRADGALALDEPD from the coding sequence ATGAAAAAGATTTCCCGGTTTATCACAGCGGTCAATACGTCGATTTTTTCTGCGGTTATCGCTGTATTCACCCTGATCGTCGCAGTAAACACCGTGTCCATCATCCAGAAAGACTATGAAGCGATGTCCGAGGAATGGGCGGTCGCCTGGGGAAACAGGATAGACGGCCTGTTCCAGGAACGCATCGCCTTCATCAAGAGTTTTCAGAGTTATATAGAAGCGAACATTACGGAAGAGATTCTCGCGGACGAAGACCGACTCGCGGCAGAATTTAAAAATTACGACCGCCTTACGATTCCCGTTATGAAGCAGGAAAATTTTCTGGACCTGTACGTCTGGTTCGCGCCGGAGGTCACCGGCAATGTTCAGCAATACGCCATTCAAAACTACAAGCTCGACGGCGAACTGTCATGGACGACTAATTCTCGCTACGCGAGGGCGGATATGAGCGGAGGCGCATGGGCCTGGTACACCGACGCCGAAAAGAACGGAATGACGATCACCGAGCCCTATGAATGGGAGGGCTTCGAAGATCTCATCGTTTCGATTTGCCTCGACGTGAGGCTGAACGGGAAGCATATCGGGGTTGTCGGCTCGGACATGTTCATCGGAGAGTTCCAGAACGATTTCTACGCCGAAAAAATCCTTGAGACCGGATATTTCGCCATCATGGACGACAACGGCAAGCTGATCTTTCATCCCGAACTCGCCGGGCAGAATATATCGGAGCTCTTCGGCGCGAACAGCGAAGCCGTTCTATCACGGATAAACGGATCTGAAACAGGCAAGGGAATACTCACGCTCCGCGACGGACTGAATACGAGGCTCGTCGGCTACACGACCCTCGTCAACGGCTGGAGGCTGATCGCCGTCCCCACCCTTTCGGAGATTTACGCGCCCATGTACCGCTTTATCATGGTTCTGATACTCATCGCGATCGCGGGAATCATCCTGCTTGCGCTGCTGTCCATTCTCGCCGGAAGATCGATATCGCGGCCGGTCGCCGCCATCGCCGAGGTGCAGCAAGAAATCGCCGGCGGAAATCTGGGAGTCAAAATAGAGCAGAAATACAGCGACCGCGAAGACGAGCTGGGCGTTCTGGCCAGGGCGAGCAGCAGCATGATAGAAAATATTACGCGAATCATTGAAAACACCCGGGATTCCTCCGCCGTTGTTCTGGCAAGCTCCAACGAAATAACCGGAGCCTCCCTGCAGCTCAGCTCGGGCGCGTCCGAACAGGCCGCTTCGATGGAGGAGGTCTCGAGCTCGATGGAGCAGATGGCCTCGAACATACGGCAGAATTCCGAAGGCGCCGAGGAGACCTACCGCATCGCGAAGGAAACGGCAGTCGAAGCCGGACGCGGCGGAGAGATGGTTGACAAATCGGTGAGCGCGATACGCCAGATTGCGGATAAAATTTCGGTTATAGAGGAAATATCGCGGAGCACGAACATGCTCGCGCTGAACGCGGCGATCGAGGCCGCGCGCGCCGGCGACGTAGGCAAGGGATTCGCCGTAGTCGCGAGCGAGGTCCGCAAGCTAGCGGAGCGCAGCCAGGAAGCCGCGGCGGAAATCAACGAGCTTTCAAACGAAACCGTGAAGACCGCCGAGGAAACCCTCGTAATAATTCAATCGATCGTACCGAAGATTTCCCAGACGAGCGAAATGCTGCAGGAAATATCCTCGGCGAGCCATGAACAGAGCATCGGCGCCGAGCAGATCAATCAGGCGCTCAGCCAGCTCGACAAGGTCGTACAGCAGAACGCCGCATCGAGCGAAGAGCTTTCCGCCACTGCCCAGTCGCTGACCTCGAGGGCGGAAAACCTTCAGGAAACCATTTCGTACTTCAGGGCCGACGGCGCTCTCGCGCTCGATGAGCCGGATTAA
- a CDS encoding glutamate synthase subunit beta, translating to MGKVTGFLEYGRHKTPWRPSEVRSLDFKEFVLPLERSEREEQGARCMDCGVPFCQSSYGCPISNLIPEWNDLVFRGREEEAWHRLRKTNNFPEFTGRVCPAPCEGACVLGIGSDPVTIKDNECWIVDNAREKGWIKPMPPKFRTGKKVAVVGSGPAGLSAADQLNCAGHSVVVFERADRPGGLLMYGIPNMKLDKDLVLGRVQVMKDEGVVFKTSIEVGVDVSAESLMKEFDAVLIATGSTKPRDLSVPGRSLSGVHFAMDYLKGSTENLLSGSSARPAIDARGKKVVVIGGGDTGNDCLGTAIRQGCSGVVNFELLPKPPASRTPEMPWPTFPRTLKIDYGHAEAEYAFGKDPREYCISTKEFVDDGNGNVKGIKTVRVEWKKNEAGQFVMQEVPGSEEYFEADLVFLALGFVGPEEKLLESLGVARDNRGNAAAAYGAFSTATDKVFAAGDARRGQSLVVWAINEGRAAARSIDLFLMGETSLP from the coding sequence ATGGGTAAGGTAACCGGTTTTTTGGAGTATGGCAGGCACAAGACTCCCTGGCGGCCGAGCGAGGTCCGCTCTCTGGATTTCAAGGAATTCGTCCTGCCGCTTGAGAGAAGCGAACGCGAAGAGCAGGGCGCCCGCTGCATGGATTGCGGCGTGCCCTTCTGCCAGTCGAGCTACGGATGCCCTATCAGCAACCTCATCCCCGAGTGGAACGATCTGGTGTTCCGCGGACGCGAAGAGGAAGCCTGGCACCGCCTTCGCAAGACGAATAATTTTCCGGAATTCACCGGCCGCGTATGTCCGGCTCCCTGCGAGGGCGCCTGCGTCCTCGGCATCGGTTCCGATCCCGTGACCATCAAGGACAACGAGTGCTGGATAGTCGACAACGCGCGCGAAAAGGGCTGGATCAAGCCCATGCCGCCGAAGTTCCGCACCGGGAAAAAGGTCGCGGTAGTCGGCTCCGGTCCGGCAGGCCTTTCCGCCGCCGATCAGCTCAACTGCGCCGGCCACTCGGTCGTCGTTTTCGAACGAGCCGACCGTCCCGGCGGCCTGCTGATGTACGGCATCCCGAACATGAAGCTCGACAAGGATCTGGTGCTCGGCCGCGTACAAGTGATGAAGGACGAGGGCGTCGTCTTCAAGACATCGATTGAGGTCGGGGTGGACGTTTCCGCCGAATCCCTCATGAAGGAATTCGACGCGGTTCTGATAGCGACCGGCTCGACCAAGCCCCGCGATCTTTCCGTTCCCGGCCGCTCCCTTTCCGGAGTGCATTTCGCGATGGACTACCTCAAGGGTTCCACCGAAAATCTTCTTTCCGGATCGTCGGCCCGGCCGGCCATCGACGCCAGGGGTAAAAAAGTCGTGGTGATAGGCGGCGGTGATACGGGCAACGATTGCCTGGGAACCGCCATCCGCCAGGGGTGTTCAGGCGTCGTCAATTTCGAGCTGTTGCCGAAGCCTCCCGCGAGCCGCACTCCCGAGATGCCCTGGCCGACCTTCCCTCGTACGCTGAAGATCGATTACGGACACGCCGAGGCGGAATACGCCTTCGGAAAAGACCCCCGCGAGTATTGCATTTCCACGAAGGAATTCGTGGACGACGGAAACGGCAACGTGAAGGGAATAAAAACCGTCAGGGTTGAGTGGAAAAAGAACGAAGCCGGCCAATTCGTTATGCAGGAAGTTCCCGGTTCCGAAGAATATTTCGAAGCCGATCTCGTATTCCTCGCGCTTGGCTTCGTCGGCCCCGAGGAAAAGCTGCTCGAGTCTCTGGGAGTCGCCCGCGACAACCGGGGAAACGCCGCCGCCGCGTACGGAGCCTTTTCTACCGCAACCGACAAAGTGTTCGCGGCCGGTGACGCCCGCCGCGGCCAGTCTCTGGTCGTGTGGGCGATCAACGAGGGCCGCGCCGCTGCCCGGTCGATAGATCTCTTCCTTATGGGAGAGACCTCGCTGCCTTAA